From one Halosimplex rubrum genomic stretch:
- a CDS encoding TspO/MBR family protein has product MAETSTIGSGGWGRERVLTVVAGVLLVNLVGAAPAVLSGPGSPWFQALAKPTIYPPPWLFGVVWTLLFTLLGVAVALVWLADGRGGVGTSADGSGWTARRVALAAFAGQMVLNVAWTPAFFAAENLLAGLVVIVALWPAVLATIWAFDRVDRRAAALLVPYLAWVTFAAVLNYRFLALN; this is encoded by the coding sequence ATGGCCGAGACATCGACGATCGGATCCGGCGGATGGGGACGCGAGCGCGTGCTGACGGTGGTCGCGGGGGTCCTGCTCGTCAACCTCGTCGGCGCCGCGCCGGCGGTGCTGTCCGGGCCGGGGTCGCCGTGGTTCCAGGCGCTCGCGAAGCCGACGATCTACCCGCCGCCGTGGCTGTTCGGCGTCGTCTGGACGCTCCTCTTTACCCTGCTGGGCGTCGCCGTCGCGCTCGTGTGGCTGGCCGACGGTCGCGGCGGCGTCGGGACGAGTGCGGACGGTAGCGGCTGGACCGCTCGACGGGTGGCGCTCGCGGCGTTCGCCGGCCAGATGGTCCTCAACGTCGCGTGGACGCCCGCCTTCTTCGCCGCGGAGAACCTGCTCGCCGGACTGGTCGTCATCGTCGCGCTGTGGCCTGCGGTGCTCGCGACGATCTGGGCCTTCGACCGCGTCGACCGTCGCGCGGCCGCGCTGCTGGTCCCGTATCTCGCCTGGGTGACCTTCGCCGCGGTGTTGAACTACCGGTTCCTGGCGCTGAACTGA
- the thsA gene encoding thermosome subunit alpha: MGNQPLIIMSEDSQRTSGKDAQSMNITAGKAVAESVRTTLGPKGMDKMLVDDSGGVVVTNDGVTILEEMDIEHPAANMIVEVAQTQEDEVGDGTTTAVVISGELLGKAEDLLDQDIHATILAQGYRQAAEKAKEALEDIAIDVDADDTEILESIAATAMTGKGAENAKDTLSSLVVDAVQSVADDEGVDTDNIQLETVVGGSIDESELVEGVMIDKERVHENMPYAVEDADVALLDTAIEVPETELDTEVNVTDPDQLQQFLDQEEEQLKEYVDELADAGADVVICQKGIDDMAQHYLAQEGILAVRRAKKSDMKALSRSTGARIVSNIDDITADDLGFAGSVAQKDVAGDERIFVEDVEDAKAVTMILRGGTEHVADEVERAIEDSLGVVSVTLEDGQVLPGGGAPEAHLALELRDFADSVGGREQLAVEAFADAIDVVPRTLAENAGLDPIDSLVDLRSQHDSGNHQVGLDAYTGDTVDMVEEGVVEPLRVKTQAVESATEAAVMILRIDDVIAAGDLKGGGTDNDDDGGAPGGPGGAPGGMGGGMGGMGGGMGGMM, encoded by the coding sequence ATGGGTAACCAGCCCCTCATCATCATGTCCGAGGACTCTCAGCGCACCTCGGGCAAGGACGCACAGTCCATGAACATCACGGCCGGGAAGGCCGTGGCGGAGTCCGTACGGACCACACTCGGTCCGAAGGGGATGGACAAGATGCTCGTCGACGACTCCGGCGGGGTCGTCGTCACCAACGACGGCGTCACCATCCTCGAGGAGATGGACATCGAGCACCCCGCGGCCAACATGATCGTCGAGGTCGCCCAGACCCAGGAGGACGAGGTCGGCGACGGCACGACGACCGCGGTCGTCATCTCCGGCGAGCTGCTCGGCAAGGCCGAGGACCTGCTCGACCAGGACATCCACGCCACCATCCTCGCGCAGGGCTACCGCCAGGCCGCCGAGAAGGCCAAGGAGGCCCTCGAGGACATCGCCATCGACGTCGACGCCGACGACACCGAGATTCTGGAGTCCATCGCCGCCACCGCCATGACCGGCAAGGGCGCCGAGAACGCCAAGGACACCCTCTCCTCGCTCGTCGTCGACGCCGTCCAGTCCGTCGCGGACGACGAGGGCGTCGACACCGACAACATCCAGCTCGAGACCGTCGTCGGCGGCTCCATCGACGAGTCCGAACTCGTCGAGGGCGTCATGATCGACAAGGAGCGCGTCCACGAGAACATGCCCTACGCCGTCGAGGACGCCGACGTGGCGCTGCTCGACACCGCCATCGAGGTGCCCGAGACCGAGCTCGACACCGAGGTCAACGTCACCGACCCCGACCAGCTCCAGCAGTTCCTCGACCAGGAAGAGGAGCAGCTCAAGGAGTACGTCGACGAGCTGGCCGACGCCGGCGCCGACGTCGTCATCTGCCAGAAGGGCATCGACGACATGGCCCAGCACTACCTCGCCCAGGAGGGCATCCTCGCGGTCCGCCGCGCGAAGAAGTCCGACATGAAGGCCCTCTCCCGGTCGACGGGCGCCCGCATCGTCTCCAACATCGACGACATCACCGCCGACGATCTGGGCTTCGCGGGCAGCGTCGCCCAGAAGGACGTCGCCGGCGACGAGCGCATCTTCGTCGAGGACGTCGAGGACGCCAAAGCCGTCACGATGATCCTCCGCGGCGGCACCGAGCACGTCGCCGACGAGGTCGAGCGCGCCATCGAGGACTCCCTCGGTGTCGTCTCGGTCACGCTCGAAGACGGGCAGGTCCTCCCGGGCGGCGGCGCCCCGGAGGCCCACCTCGCGCTCGAACTCCGCGACTTCGCCGACTCCGTCGGCGGCCGCGAGCAGCTCGCCGTCGAGGCGTTCGCCGACGCCATCGACGTCGTCCCGCGCACGCTCGCCGAGAACGCCGGCCTCGACCCGATCGACTCGCTGGTCGACCTCCGCAGTCAGCACGACTCCGGGAACCATCAGGTCGGCCTCGACGCCTACACCGGCGACACCGTCGACATGGTCGAGGAGGGCGTCGTCGAGCCCCTCCGCGTCAAGACCCAGGCGGTCGAGTCCGCCACCGAGGCGGCCGTCATGATCCTCCGCATCGACGACGTGATCGCCGCGGGCGACCTGAAGGGCGGCGGCACGGACAACGACGACGACGGCGGCGCGCCCGGCGGCCCCGGTGGCGCGCCCGGCGGCATGGGCGGCGGCATGGGCGGCATGGGCGGCGGCATGGGCGGCATGATGTAA
- a CDS encoding universal stress protein: MYTVLLPVDMAESRATAQVETAIGLPNAGEDVEVKLLHVFREADRAEEASPLQLRAGEHAYDRLDEAGLSVEPVTRYGDPASGILEAADDYGADMILLGGRKRSPLGSVLFGSVSQEVTLDAERPVVVTGDREQQHIPSHRCGSCGEEYYTDDDMTIPSCRNCGGTKVERVGEQSEEPAPTA, from the coding sequence ATGTACACAGTCCTGCTGCCGGTCGACATGGCGGAGTCGCGGGCGACGGCGCAGGTAGAGACGGCGATCGGGCTCCCGAACGCGGGCGAAGACGTCGAGGTGAAGCTCCTGCACGTGTTCCGTGAGGCCGACCGGGCCGAGGAGGCGTCGCCGCTCCAGCTCAGGGCGGGCGAGCACGCGTACGACCGACTGGACGAGGCGGGTCTCTCGGTCGAGCCGGTCACCCGGTACGGCGACCCGGCGTCAGGCATCCTCGAAGCGGCCGACGACTACGGCGCCGACATGATCCTGCTGGGCGGGCGCAAGCGGTCGCCGCTCGGCTCGGTGCTGTTCGGCAGCGTCAGCCAGGAGGTCACGCTCGACGCCGAGCGGCCGGTGGTCGTCACCGGCGACCGCGAGCAACAGCACATCCCGAGCCACCGCTGTGGGAGCTGCGGCGAGGAGTACTACACCGACGACGACATGACGATCCCCTCGTGTCGCAACTGCGGCGGCACGAAGGTCGAGCGCGTCGGCGAACAGTCGGAGGAACCGGCGCCGACGGCGTAG